The Neospora caninum Liverpool complete genome, chromosome X genome includes a region encoding these proteins:
- a CDS encoding putative protein kinase (incomplete catalytic triad) — MEVTKELTDLRDKLVAGIQKLDQGIDEAAAAMNEPLEGEDDDDIGYDDEFDFADRFDPHDRTDPEVLLEERQGLQTELQDRLDELHCLTKPWEDFNKAEMLAAKQAADEAAAAEREVLERRSRRKGKMQPEPPKEDEPEMPDTFVAKLIEPAAAYTGDGRRMGFSDGGREYADTLLAEGESQMKVIWRFIVERGNFDFEEVGLVPIVYVGAIKRQHKDFKPVENAIFVRPYFKHGTVGDVIKNLAGKKKSLYYKDDLLVTNAHKFISCMAYLENGRLYHGSIHPNNIFVSDDGFRLLVGDFLPPSEFKRWMVSVAKRLASIPTFISPEYREALATARIQKPQYYTETLSPYKNDVYAFGLVLLYLATMEEPTVTATNVIDEAQKTVHLDLLSLVSAMLTFNPQERPSWKELLPTGERLQLQAADMLRGLGNLFGVTLTNPEDQYMDKDLRDPRRANAAAAKNMKRVDGEQTACAIM; from the exons ATGGAAGTTACTAAAGAACTAACAGACCTCAG GGATAAATTGGTGGCAGGCATACAGAAGCTTGATCAAGGCATagacgaggcggcggcggcgatgAACGAGCCTCTCGAGGGCGAGGATGATGACGATATTGGCTACGACGATGAATTCGATTTTGCAGACCGCTTTGACCCACACGACAG AACGGATCCTGAGGTGCTCCTGGAAGAACGCCAAGGCCTCCAGACTGAGCTACAAGATAGGCTAGACGAG CTCCATTGCCTCACCAAGCCATGGGAAGATTTCAACAAGGCAGAAATGCTCGCGGCCAAGCAGGCAGCAGATgaggcggcggctgctgaGCGAGAGGTTCTTGAACGGAgatcgagaaggaaag GGAAAATGCAGCCTGAGCCCCCGAAGGAGGACGAACCTGAAATGCCGGACACGTTCGTAGCAAAGTTG ATCGAGCCGGCTGCGGCATACACGGGAGACGGGCGGAGGATGGGCTTTTCTGATGGCGGCAGAGAGTATGCAGACACGCTTCTTGCAGAAGGCGAGTCGCAGATGAAAGTCATCTGGCGTTTCATTGTAGAGAGGGGTAATTTCGACTTTGAGGAGGTCGGTTTAGTGCCAATAGTTTACGTCGGCGCCATCAAGCGGCAACACAAGGACTTCAAACCCGTGGAGAACGCGATCTTTGTTCG GCCATATTTCAAGCACGGAACCGTTGGAGACGTGATCAAGAACCTCGCCGGCAAAAAGAAATCGCTCTACTATAAAGACGATCTTCTTGTAACGAACGCGCACAAATTTATCTCGTG CATGGCTTATCTGGAGAATGGTCGGCTGTACCATGGAAGCATTCATCCGAACAATATTTTCGTCTCGGACGACGGTTTCAGGCTGCTTGTTGGCGACTTTCTTCCTCCAT CGGAGTTCAAGCGGTGGATGGTGAGCGTGGCGAAGCGGTTAGCGTCCATTCCGACCTTTATTTCACCAGAATATCGGGAGGCGCTGGCGACAGCTCGCATACAGAAGCCCCAGTACTACACAGAAACACTTTCGCCATACAAGAACGACGTCTACGCCTTTGGACTTGTTTTGCTGTACCTCGCCACAATGGAAGAGCCAACGGTAACGGCGACAAACGTCATTGATGAAGCGCAGAAGACTGTTCACTTGG ATTTGCTTTCTCTGGTATCGGCCATGCTTACTTTCAATCCCCAAGAACGCCCGAGTTGGAAAGAGCTCCTG CCGACCGGTGAAAGACTACAGCTCCAAGCTGCCGATATGCTTCGAGGTCTTGGGAATCTTTTCGGAGTGACTCTAACGAACCCGGAAGACCAATATATGGACAAGGATCTGAGGGACCCACGGCGTGCAAACGCCGCGGCAGCAAAGAATATGAAGCGTGTAGACGGAGAACAGACGGCGTGCGCGATTATGTAG